In the Populus trichocarpa isolate Nisqually-1 chromosome 8, P.trichocarpa_v4.1, whole genome shotgun sequence genome, TCACAATGATCACGAACCCTTAATCCTTGTTGTATGTGAAATTAGCAATGTATCAGTGTTCTTACTGATCCAGTGGTGGCTTTTGATATGACTTTCAACCGAAATGgaaatttcctttttctttactgATCTAGAGAGTTATAACATTGCCTGTTAACATGAAGGCTCTATTTCAGTGAGGTCTATTGTTGTGGTAGAATGGTCTGTTTATTCTTCCCAATTTGAAGCTGCCTCCTTTCTGCAAAGGATTTGGAACTATTGAAATTGCTGCACCCCCAACATTTTGCATAAATGTTATCATCTAAGACCCTGGAAGttaaattgtattttgaaattttattttcaatttttttatactcCACATTAGCTTTCGTACTGGTCCAATCCTAATTTCCATGTTCTTGCTTTTTCATAGGCTCAATCCTAAAGTTTTTACGCTAGTTCTAgtttctcttttatcttttttttttttttcttttcattggttgaaaaaacattgtaggTTGGATTATTGATATTAGCACTTGCATACTTTACTTATCCAGTACATGGACTCTGGTTGTGTTGTTTCTTATTTTGGCAGCATGATGCTGCTTGTCGTGTAATTGCAagacttaaaaaagaaagagatgaagCAAGGTCATTGCTTGCACAAGCTGAGAGGCAGATACCCATGTCTGCATCAGAAGCTGTTACAGAAAATGCTTCAGTTCTTAGCAATGGAAAACGAGGTTTTTCTCTTCTATCCtttttggtttttcagtttttctaaAGTTTCTTATCAATATGTATTTAAGTTATGTTGGAATCACCATAGCTGCCGAGGATGATGATTTGGGTCAACCTGGGAAGAGAGTACGACCTGGAATTTCTGCTAGCATCATTACAGAGCTTACAGACTGTAATGCAACTCTTTCACAACAGCGGAAAAAGCGGCAGGTATTGATTCATGTTAATGTAGGACTACTTAATTTTTGTTGGTAGATTGTGGATTTAGATACTCTATTTTGGTTGAATCGTTTTGGAAATCATATCTCGTTGCATGATTTAGTAAAGAGTATAAGGAATGAATGAAGTTACAGCCTCTTGTTTTGTATGTGCTGCTTGACTGATTTGATGCTTGTCTTTCTCTTCCCCTTTTCACTGTTAGATTCCTCCAACATTGGCTCCTATTGGTGCTCTAGAGAGGTACACCCAACTTTCTAGCCATCCACTTCACAAAACTAGCAAGCCGGGCATCTTATCTATTGATATCCAATATTCCAAGGTAAGAAAATCTATACACACTGATACAGTTGGTGAATTTTACATATTCGCCGGGTTTGCTTGTTTAGAAGATTTTTATAAGCAAATAGTTTCCAAGTTGCATTTAGTCATGCACTGTTCTGTTTTCTGAATTTTGTGGAAACTGTCCTCACTTTGTGTGACTATTCACTTGTACGTCAAATTTAGGCCACTTTCAATTTAGTTACCGCATTTGTGCTGCTCTTGTTTTGTTTAGAAGATTTTAATAAGCAAATAGTTTCCAAGTTGCATTTAGTCATGCACTGTTCTGTATTCTGAATGTTGTGGAAAATGTCCTCACTTTGTGTGACTATTCACTTGTACGTCAAATTTAGGCCACTTTCAATTTAGTTGCTGCATTGTGCTGCTCTTGTCTTGTACTTGAATATAATGTTGCATAAATTGCTGCTTGTAGCATATTTGATTATGAGTCTATGACGTTGCAAAAATTTCCCAAAACTGCATCTTAATGACTGATGAAAGgtataaattaaatcataaagcGGGAGATCAAAGcatgcaaatataaaaattaaagtggtTTTATGGAGGTGGCTTATGCATGTTTTCTAGAAAAGGCTCTCCCATCTGTTTTCTCATGCCAGTGTTCATGCTTTAGTATGTTAAGGGTTTTGCTTCATTAAGATATCAGACATgggattttctttgtttggctCTTCTCATAACACTTTGTATCTTATGTCGGGAGTGGATGACAGGAGCTTGTTTCGAGTTTATATCATCTAAATGTTGTCTAAAGTTGCAACAATTTTTAGCTCTCTTGTGggagaaaaactaaaattaatggGCCAGATAGCTTTGCTCACTTGATGATTTGTGGCGATTGATGCACCTTTTCTCTCTGGTCTTCAGGATATCATTGCTACTGGAGGGGTTGATGCAACTGCTGTAGTCTTTGATCGGCTATCAGGACAGATTGTATCTACACTCAGTGGTCACTCAAAGAAGGTTGTTatcttactttatttatttctgcTTCATGCTGCATCAATGCTATTGAGTGAAACTTATGGCTTGTAACATCATTTTTGCTGTAGGTTACTAGTGTGAAATTTGTAGCCGAGGGTGAATTTTTCTTAACTGGATCAGCAGATAAGGTAAGCACCGTTCAATTTGGTGGgcttaaaaaaacttattatttacTGTTGTTGTGCCCCTCCCCCAGCTTGGTAAACTCACATAGAAACTTACCCATCATCTCATGTTTATGTCCCAACATTCCTTTGGTGTGTCCCAAAGTATTTTTTGACCTGTCAGTTGTGGCTATGAATTAtagaacctaaaaaaatcatgctgTTTATGAGAAACAAAAGCATTCGACAGAACTATTAACAAAAGTATGCAGTTTCTAAAATGTATTGATCTAGGCATTAAAATTGAAACAATGGGAGTAGAAGAGAGTTGAAACCATCCAGGTTGGCTGTCATAATCATCTTTCAGGAGCTGATTTGTTGCAGTTGCTCTCTCTCATTCTTTGCACAAGTTGGAAGGGATAACTTGACCATGTATTTAAGGTCTTAACATTTAACCATTAAATCCAGCTTAACAATCCGATACCTTTCGACAAGATTTTTATATTGCTGCAGTAAAAAAGACCACTGATTGAGATAATAGTTACTACAAGAGTGATTTCTTGTTCGCTCTAGTTTAGAAATGAAGATGTATTTGGAGGATAGCTGGTGGACTGATCTGTTTGAATAATCTCTAAGCCTCAACTGAAAGGATTTAGATCTTTTCAAAACTAGTACTGGAGTTAAGGTGCCATTTGCCAGAACTTCCAGAAGTATTGCAATATAATCTTCTTTATGTAGGATTAACTCATCAGCAATCATCAGTCTGTAATTATAGGAAAGCACTGTGaggtttctttaagaaaaaaggGGTTCAGATTGGACCATGGGAATGTAATTGCAATATGCCCTTTTTTAGGGAAGGAATTTTTATCTTGAACAGTGATTTTGTGTCATTTAGAGGTAGTGGATGTGGAAGCAATTGCTGGTGTGGAATTGGATCTCCTACAAATAAGGTTGCTGGCATCATGGTTATGGATTTTATTTAGTAAAGGATTAAATCGCGAAACTATGTCCATTGCGATCTTCAAACTTGTTCTATGTGGAGCTATAGTGAATCCTTTTGCTTACCTTATGATGAAACTGGACTTTTTTGACGAGCTATTGCTTTCTTTTCTGTCACCCTTTccatttctaatttctttttctcccaTTAAAGAACTGAATTTCTGGCAGTTGGATCATCTCATCCATAAGTAACCATTCTTAATTTAGTGTTCCTAGGCATTCATCAaggatttaatttgttttcaaaatgctgCAGACCATTCGTGTGTGGCAAGGATCTGAAGATGGCAACTATGATTGCAGACATATCCTAAAGGATCATACTGCGGAGGTAATTACCTTTCAAAACCACATTGATCTTGTTTCATAACCAGTGGCTGATTGTTAGCCTGATCTTGTGGATATAAATTCCTAATATTGGTTCTGTTTTGATAAATCTAGGCATATTCTAGATGGATACTTGTTTTAATAAAGTCCAATGCTTAGGTTTATGTTAAATAGAATGGAAGATAGATGACTTTTGGTAATGGGGCCTTTTTAGATTTACTTTAGATAGCTTTGGAATCGGGCCAGTATCAAATAAATTCCTTTTTTCCATGTCTCTTCCCTTTACATGTCCACATTTGAGGGTAGCTCAAATGAAATTCTCTAATATGCAAGCTTGAGGCCATGGACCCAAGCAAGATTCATCGTGTGCTGCATTTCATGCATGCCTTGTACACCGAATGAAAATTGCAAAGCAGTGGTTAAACAAATAACTCATCCATTTAATGTTTTCATCTTGTGAATTAAATTGTCACAACTAGTTTATGCCTACAAAGGGTTCATTCTGTGACCAATCAAATTGAATTAAGGAAAAGCATCTGCTTTCCCTACAAGGTGGTGCCATTGCTTCACCATATTTTGCTTcgccatttttttattatataatactTGTATGCTTACAAATTCTGTCAGGTGCAAGCTGTCACTGTTCATGCAACGAATAACTACTTCGTGACTGCTTCTCTTGACAATACATGGTGCTTCTACGATCTCTCCTCTGGTTTATGCATGACTCAGGtcctccccccctctctctgtttttttgtgCGCGCGCTCTTACGTGTGTCTTGCACACATTCACAGGagtccttttcaatttttttcctgatttgtGAGTTATGTATGAAGATTGATTGAAGACAAATTAAATgccaaaatatattaatttatctcCTGATCTGAGATTTTCACTTTTATGACTGGTCATTGTGTTCCATTTAATATAATGGACCTGCAGATAGAATCCATGAAGTTCAGGAACAATTAACAATTTTATCTAAATTCAAAGAATTGAATCCTTCTATCACATGCTTGTGgtctatttcattttttttttgttttccataatACTTGTTAACGCTGacaatttaacaataaattaatgttCAGATGCCCATTATTCTCTTTTTATGATGCATTTTTACATGTTCAAAATGTAAAAAGAGGCATATTTAAAAGGAATTAAGATCAGACATAGGTAGTGAATGGTGGAGtatgtttttgtattgtatGACTCTGGAGTAGTTTCTTCTGTATTGCGGTAAATTTTTCTTCAGGCTCTAGTTATCAATTACAAAGTTCAGTTTCGTTAAAATCTCCTCTTTCAGACAAGGTTTCTAAATGTTTCAGTcatgttaattttctaaactttatagtttttatttcaatttttaacatgaaaattcCCTTGTGTCTGTTGGATCTGTTTCTGGATGAACTATATAATGATCAATTTTGCAGGTTGCTGACACTTCCAAAACTGATGGCTATACATCTGCTGCCTTTCATCCTGATGGTCTCATCCTTGGAACAGGCACTTCAGAAGCAGTTGTTAAAATCTGGGATGTAAAAAGTCAGGTACACAATCACTATTGTAATTGTTGTGTTTATTACCTTTTCAAAGTGCAGCGTGTAGAAGGCAGACATGTACCAAATAAAACCTTcatttgttgatttaattaaaaatatttgaagttttacttttcttttgttttttgtttatatgcaGGCCAATGTTGCAAAATTCGAAGGTCATGTTGGGCCCGTAACAGCAATATCTTTCTCAGAAAATGGATATTTCCTGGCTGTAagtatcatgtttttttctgaACAAAACATGCAATGATGGATGATCTGACATGCTATGATCTTATTTAATGTTTGTACTGGACAGACTGCCGCCCATGATAGTGTTAAGCTGTGGGATCTGCGGAAATTGAAAAACTTCCGGACACTCAATCTATATGATTCTGATACACCTACAAACTCTGGTGTGTATTGCTATGGTTATGCTTTTCCTTATTTATATGTGTTGCAATTCATGGCTAGTGGCTGCAGCAATAGTTCCTATGACTTTGTATGGTACCGCCCTAGTCAACCTGTTTTCCATTACCTGACAAGTAATACTTGCTATGATGAATACTGTGTAAAGTGGTTTTAAAAACTTAAAGCTCGTCTATGTggaattctttctttcttctcttttttatttattttttaagcctGTTGTTGACCTTTTTAGTGCTCGGGTTGGGCAATCTTGTTCCACTgcaatatgcaattttttttttttattgtgaaggAAGATGTAATGGTGttcctttttttgttatggCAGTGGAATTCGACCACAGTGGATCTTACCTTGGAATTGCAGGATCAGATATAAGGTGCTGTCTCTTATGGCTCTTCAAATATCTAGtagtttttaatggatttttaaGAATTGTCCGTCTGAAGTTGGATAACAGCTCTGCCTTTTTACTTAACAAAATGTTCTGGGTTGTGCATAAAGTTTTTCTGATAATGctaataaatttgtttcttcGTTGCAAGAACATTCTTTGAAGCCTTTTCAGAAGAGctattatgattttgttttctgcaATATCCTGTAAACTCTTATATTTATATCgtctaattttgtttcttgtacTTGCGCAGAGTTTACCAAGTTGGCAGTGTTAAAGCAGACTGGAATTGTATCAAAACTCTTCCTGATTTGTCCGGAACAGgtttttctccttctcttgCTATCATTACATGTTGCTTCCCATGTTTGTTGGACTGACAGATGCTCTATTATTCTACTCGTTTGCAGGAAGAGCAACTTGCTTAAAATTTGGTCCAGATGCCAATTACATAGCTGTGGGATCAATGGATCGCAACCTCCGGGTATTTGGCCTGCCTGGGGATGAAGCTCCATTGGAGTCATGATGCACCTTTAAGTTGCCTGATTCGGAGAGTTGAGTTCATGGATTTCTGCAGTTGTTGCCACAGCTTTTACTGGGCTGGCGCAGCAAAACAATAGACTGAGTTGTTTAATTATGCGGTGCCAACACTTTATGCAATTTCCAGACATGGAGCAGGGTGGTTGTCTGGGATTTGAAGAACTTAAATTCGAGCTACTACTACAGCCAGTCATTTTGTATTCATGTTGTCATTGGAACTTCCAGACCATTAATCTACACAGTGAGGTGTTTGGGGGACACTTGATACTTGTTAAGTGCTCATCTTTGAGGGATGGAATATGGATAACCTTTTGAGATTTGTATTTGATTCACTGTAGTAAAATGTAGTAGTTCAATTGTGTTCGCATCTGCCATGCTAATTGACTGACCTTAGCTCTGCTGCCCTGGTAAGTTGACAAGCATCCTTCAAAATCCCCCCTTTTCCATCTCAATAGTGCTTTACTGAAGTgtataatctttcaaatttgttaaaaattactCTGTTGTTCCTTGCCACCCAAGCTTAACTTGCCAGCCATGCAAACGTGTTTGAGGAAACAACGTCAACCAGCAGATTTCTCATGCTTTATTCACAGAAATTGCAGACATGATCCTCAGGATTCAAACTTCAGATAAATTGAGGGCTCCATGATCCAAAGAATAAAGAATGAGATCACAAACTAATTAAGAAGCTTCCATAGCCTGCCTCGTATCAGGTATGGTATTTTGATGAATGTGTGAACCCCCAAAGCAGCAGCAAGAATATATCAtcataaagaagaaataaaatctcAGAAAGTCGAAAATGTCTGCTCCTACGATTCTTGTGTTTTTTCAGTAGATGCTTCCAGGAACGCGAGTCATTTATCCAACTCTGATTGCACCTGCGCAGCCCTCCTGGTCACCCAATTATGGAAAAGTAAGCCACAGCTGTAAGCCCTGTAGACACAAACACTTATATTACTGGGATTTAGGATGTTTGTTCATCACAGTATAAACATATGGAAGGGacggtatatatatatatatatatatatatatatattaagaaatattaatttagtagTTCGTCGGTGgaaaggaaaaactaaagaGACGGTGCGGTGTGTGTGTGGATGCGTGGACAACTTTACATGTGTTTGTGTCCAAAAGCGCCTCGTCCTCAGTGGGTTCTGTCGGGTCCCCCCTCCCGCTATCCCTTCCTCTTTAACGTACAGGTTTTTGATTGGTAGGTGGGAGAATTTGTTTTCCAAACAAAGTTCATGAATCACAATATGGGGAAATTAGATACCGCttctatatttataattcatcAATTCTGGGTTGGAAATATAGTTATTCAACTCGATTCCAGGTTTACATGGGTTAGTTAAGTTAGtcgaaacattttttttaattttttttaattgagtcgTTACTTgattcatctaaaaataaattaatcgaGTATTAAATTAACCcagtaaattaatttagatttaataatagtGGTTGAAAACTGAATGTCAAcgtataaaaaacatataataggAGTTTAGGttggtatattatttttaacgcTGAAGCAAACTGTTTGAGtcatttgaattaattaaataaagtgttgaaatttttatttggtGATTTTCTCTTATATAACTAAGTTTACTTTTACAACATTTCATAGTTTGATGACAAATTCCCTGTTGCAAATCACAAAACAATCGCTTTCGGCCAGAATTAATGATACGAAAATTGTCTTAGATTTTGTCATATGCTTTCCTTGAAAGTTATAAATTCTTGCCAGGCTCCTCCACTTTTTTCAAAGAACAACCAGTTACTTGGACTTCAATTCAATCCTCATGACCAGcacatgaaaattaaatgagTTACTGCTGCATTCAAAATCCAAACCCTGGCTCGTGTATGATGTTCCTCAGTCAAACTTCATGCCCTTTCCTAACCCAGATCCCTTTACTTACATTCATGCCCTCCACGCCTTTCATGGAAGAGAATATTTTGTAGCTTCTTgcacctttaaaaaataattatcttgtTTTAAACCGATTTTGTTCTCATTCTCTTCAAAGACAACAAAGAATACTTAAGATTGGTACTTACTGCTTACCATTCCGATGAAATTGTAGAGTgagtgcttttctttttttaacttctatTGGTATTGGACAGTGTACTAGTAGTGGGGAGAggtgagagagaaaagagaccGCTCCAGCTCTCTGACTCTGCACATATACAGAGAAAAAGAAGTAAAGTGAATCACAAACACCagaaaactaaaaccaaaaccCGAAAGACAGTTTTTTTGAGCAATTCAAAGCACAGGCAGAACCCAACACAACTCCTTCATTTTCCTCCTACTGTTCTGTTTTAGTCAGAACCCATTTCTCAAATCCTCCTTCCAAAACCTGTCATGATTTGATCCATTTCGGCCATTTCCCAAATGGGTTTTCCCTTGAAAcctttttcttgcttcttctttctctGTCTTCTCTCTGTCAATCTTTCTCAGTCTGCCCTTGATTACAGCACCTTGGTCTACAAGGGTTGTGCGAAGCAAGCTTTTCAAGATCCAAATGGTGTCTATTCACAAGCCATCTCTGCCCTTTTTGGCTCTTTAGTCTCCCAGTCCACCAAAACCAAGTTCTTTAAGACCACCACCGGGACTGGCCAAACAACCATAACTGGTCTCTTTCAATGCAGGGGAGACCTTAGTAATACTGACTGCTACAACTGTGTCAGCAAACTTCCAGTTTTAACAGACAAACTCTGTGGCAAAACAATAGCTGCAAGAATCCAGCTTTATGGATGCTACATTTTGTATGAAGTTGCTGGCTTCACACAAATTTCAGGTATGGAAATGCTGTACAAGACTTGTGGGGCTACAAATGTGGCAGGAAGTGGGTTTGAAGAGAGAAGAGATACTGCCTTTTCGGTGATGCAAAATGGTGTGGTTAGTAGCCATGGCTTCTACGCCACCAACTACCAATCTATGTATGTTTTGGGGCAGTGCGAGGGTGATGTTGGAGATTCAGATTGTGGCGAGTGTGTGAAAACTGCTGTTCAGAGAGCTCAAGTTGAGTGTGGGAACTCTATTTCAGGCCAAATCTATCTGCATAAATGCTTTATTAGTTACAGTTATTATCCAAATGGGGTGCCCAGGagatcatcatcttcttcctcgTCTTCCAATTCATTTTCATCAGGTTGAGTACTGAAATGGAATTTTTAGGAAATCTAGAGAGAAGTTTTCTGCTTTTTATCTAGTTAGTAAGTAATACTCGTTTTGGTGATGGTTTGCTTTACTGGATTGTTGATTCATCCTGTTTCCTAACCGGTTCTATTTCCCtgtaaaaaagttttttttttttttcaatatattgtcGAGTCTCTTAATCTATTGCAATCAGTATATGGTTAGGGTTGCTGGATCTTTCTCCCCTTTTCTTCCCACTCCACTGTTAAAAAAAGTCCATTTTTAATAGATTATTGGGTCTCTATCTACTGGAATTAATATATGATTATCTTGTGTGAAGATTGTCCGGTATCTTATCAATGTGTTTGAAAgtggtttattttaattggCCTGGGAGATGTATATAATAGAGAAGTTGATTTGTGATGGATGTAGGGACAGGGCAAAATACAGGGAAGACAGTGGCCGTTATAGTAGGAGGGGCAGCTGGTGTTGGGTTCTTGGTCATTTGCTTATTGTTTGCAAGAGGTTTGCTGAAGAAACATGATGGTATGCTTTTTTGCACTTTGATGAATATGATGTGAGATAGGATAATACTCTGCATTTCATTGGTAATaatctcttttttcctttcaatgcTGATATGGTTGGAGTATACTATCTTGTGCAGATTTTTAAGAGAAAGAGATGGAACTTAAAGAGGAGGCAAGCAATCATATTTCCTCGAGGTGGATTCTTTCtacattttcatttctttcaataGTATAAATGGGGTTTTGTGGTGGACCaattttgatgaagaaaagatAGGATAGAAATGGCAAATGTGTGCCTGTTGGCACAGCCTGGTAAGGCAGTATATCTTGGACTGGAAGTAACTAGGGCTTGAAGTTGTTTCACAAAGGTGAAAGCATATAGCAGAATGAATTGCTTGTCAATTTGAATGGATGACAGAGGAGAGTTGAATTAAAGGGTTTTGGCCTTTATTTTTTGTACAGCGTGTGGATGTTTGTCTCTTTCCCCCTCCTCTCCAGATCAATGCATCCCCATCCCCTTCTGCTTTATGCTTTTTACAAAGTAGTCACTTACcttccttttctccttctctAACATGCTGATGACCCTCACAGATgtatttcttctcttctcatctCTTTCTCGGCCTGGATTAGCTATGATATTGCCTAGAAGATGTAGGCGATTTGATGTAGAGCCTCGGGTTGGTTACAAAAAATGGAAACTCAAAAACACCATCATTTTCTTGCATGATGCCGAACAGTTTTGTTGTGATTATTAAATGGTGATAACTCCTCCTGTAAGATTTCGCATGAACCAATCAACTAAACTGCTGATAAAATAGAGACAATCTAGTGTGGTGGTCCTTCTCCCAAGTCCTTACAAAAGAGTGCTGGAGGAGACAGCTAGATGCAATTATCATACATTGTTAGCACCTCGGAATATGTATAGCAAGCTGTCTTTCCATGACAACaaacatgctatttttttattcaatgcaACAATATCTAAGCTTGTTTTGGAGCCTGTAGGGTTGTAAAATGAAGGTAGGAGAACAGATGAATCGCAAATTTTTCGagcttttcaaggaaaataaaagttacCCTTTAAGAGGTAGGTGTCGAGCTGTAAAAAGAGCTTATAGTC is a window encoding:
- the LOC7480889 gene encoding pre-mRNA-processing factor 19 homolog 2; the encoded protein is MHCSISGEVPEQPVVSKKSGLLYEKRLIERHISEYGKCPITGEPLTMDDIVPVKTGKIVKPRTVQTASIPGMLGMFQNEWDGLMLSNFALEQQLHTARQELSHALYQHDAACRVIARLKKERDEARSLLAQAERQIPMSASEAVTENASVLSNGKRAAEDDDLGQPGKRVRPGISASIITELTDCNATLSQQRKKRQIPPTLAPIGALERYTQLSSHPLHKTSKPGILSIDIQYSKDIIATGGVDATAVVFDRLSGQIVSTLSGHSKKVTSVKFVAEGEFFLTGSADKTIRVWQGSEDGNYDCRHILKDHTAEVQAVTVHATNNYFVTASLDNTWCFYDLSSGLCMTQVADTSKTDGYTSAAFHPDGLILGTGTSEAVVKIWDVKSQANVAKFEGHVGPVTAISFSENGYFLATAAHDSVKLWDLRKLKNFRTLNLYDSDTPTNSVEFDHSGSYLGIAGSDIRVYQVGSVKADWNCIKTLPDLSGTGRATCLKFGPDANYIAVGSMDRNLRVFGLPGDEAPLES
- the LOC7480736 gene encoding plasmodesmata-located protein 2, which produces MGFPLKPFSCFFFLCLLSVNLSQSALDYSTLVYKGCAKQAFQDPNGVYSQAISALFGSLVSQSTKTKFFKTTTGTGQTTITGLFQCRGDLSNTDCYNCVSKLPVLTDKLCGKTIAARIQLYGCYILYEVAGFTQISGMEMLYKTCGATNVAGSGFEERRDTAFSVMQNGVVSSHGFYATNYQSMYVLGQCEGDVGDSDCGECVKTAVQRAQVECGNSISGQIYLHKCFISYSYYPNGVPRRSSSSSSSSNSFSSGTGQNTGKTVAVIVGGAAGVGFLVICLLFARGLLKKHDDF